A window of Syntrophorhabdales bacterium genomic DNA:
GACGCCATTCTGCAGGGATGTTAAAAGCAGCGGCACACGCGTTCTGATGGGGAGGGTCCTCGACGGCTATTCCGAGCATATGGCCGCTTACGATGAGGCCTCTACTTTTGTGGTTGCAGAGGAACCTCAGCCGGATATGGCCGCTGTGGTCAATGCACTGAAGGAGGCCCGAACCGACATTGTTTTAAACTATCTCCCGGTTGGATCAGAGCAGGCAACGCGCTTTTACGCGGAGTGTGCACTGGAAGCCGAGGCTGCCTTTATTAACAATATGCCGGTCTTCATCGCGAGCGATCCTGCTTGGGCGAAGCGTTTCGAGGAAAAAAAGTTGCCCTTGATGGGCGATGATATAAAGTCCCAACTCGGTGCCACGATCATTCACCGTATGCTGGTCGATCTATGCAAGAAACGCGGGGTCAAACTGGAGCGCACGTATCAGATTAATACTGGCGGCAACACCGATTTTCTCAACATGCTCAACCGGAAGCGGCTGATTTCGAAAAAGACTTCCAAGACGGAAGCGGTCCAGTCGGTCGCGGCGGAGCGATTCAGTGACGAGAGCATTCATGTGGGGCCCAGCGACTACGTGCCCTGGCAGAAAGACAATAAAGTCTGTTTTATACGGATCGAAGGCAAGCTGTTCGGAGGCGTCCCCATGAACCTCGACCTGCGCCTGTCGGTGGAGGATTCTCCCAACTCTGCCGGTATTGTGATTGACGCTGTACGCTGCTGCAAGCTTGCCCTTGAACGGCGGATAGGGGGTGTTCTCCATGCTCCGGCAGCCTATTTCATGAAACATCCTCCGGTCCAGTATTCGGATGACGAGGCCTTTCGTCTGACCGAAGCATTCATCAAGGGATGGCGCAAAGAGGGCGAGAAAAAGACCGGGCCGTCCAACTTCCTCAAGAATGCTATTAGCCGTTTCAGAGAAAGTAGCCTTCGTGGACAGACCGGCGTATGACAGAGTGAGTACTTGGTTCGCAGGTGCTGTTTTTGAACATGGCTTGGTATACGTCCCACCCGGCACCAGATGACTAGCAACACGTTTAGAAAATGCAAGGGAATCCTTTTCGACTACGGGGGCACGCTGGACTCTGACGGTGAACGCTGGCCTGACCGCTTCTACGCTCTTTACGAAAAGGCTGGTATGGAATTCCCCCGTGAAGAGATCAAGCGGGCTTTCTATCATGCTGAAGATCGTTGCTACGCTGATTCGAAGGTCAGAGCGCTAGGGCTTCGCGCATTGATGGCAGCCCACGTGCAGTGGCAGTTCGAGGCGCTGGGCGTCAAAGACAGAGAAAGGGAACGGGCTCTAGCCGATACGTTCTGCGCCGTATCGGAGAGATCGATGCTGCGCGCGGCCCGTCTTCTGAGGCGAGCAATGAGCAGGTACCGCCTCGGGATCGTCTCCAACTTTTACGGCAACCTCACTACGGTGCTGACAGAGGCAGGCCTGCTCGAGTTCTTTGCGGTAGTGGTCGACTCGAACGTGGTAGGAATTCAAAAGCCGGACCCTGAGATCTTTCGCCTCGCGCTTACACAGCTCGGACTGCTTGCTCACCAGGTTATTTTCGTGGGAGACTCATTCGAGCGTGATGTGATACCCAGCAAGGAACTCGGTATGAGAACAGTGTGGCTCAAGGGGCCTGGCGCCGGTTTGGTCAGCGCCGGAGAGGCTGACGCCCGGATATCGAGCCTCACTGATCTGGAAGCGCTCATTCTATGAAGGCGGGGATCATCGCAGCCGGAACCGGGGAACGTATGACCCAGGGAGGGATCTTCACCCCGAAACCCATGATATGCGTGGGTGGCGAACCATTGATCGCGAGGGCGATCCGGGCGGCGGCGAGTGTGGGTGTCACATCGATCGCCTGCATCATTAACGACCTTACGCCGGAGCTTGACCGGTATTTGCGCACAAAGACGTGGCCGGTTCCTCTCGAAATAGTAAAGAAGACAACGCCCAGTTCGATGGAGAGCCTTTTTACTTTGGCTCCGTTGCTCGCAATCGAGCCCTTCCTGCTCTTCACAGTCGATGCTGTCTTCCCCTTTGCGAGCCTCAAGCGGTTTCTTACGAAGGGCTCTTCTCTGCCGGATGCCCAGGGCGTACTGGCCCTTACTCGATTTGTCGACGATGAAAAACCGTTGCGGGTGAAGACTGACCGGAATCACAGGGTGAGCGCACTGGGAGACGCAGCCGGGACAAGCCGCTATGTAACGGCTGGCTTTTATTACTTTGAGCCATCAATCTTTTACCTGGTGGAGTCGGCGAGGGCGCGTGGCTTGAACGCCCTCAGGCAGTTCCTGGGACTCCTCCTGGATAGAGAATACAGGTTGTACGGCATCCCCGTCTCGAAGACCGTAGATGTGGATCACCCCGAAGATATCGAAACGGCAGAGCGCTACCTGACAGAGAACGCGAGGGGTGACGTCCCGTGACATTTGTCGGCGTGTACAGGGAAAAGGAATTCTCGCCGGGAAAAGTGAAGGAGGATGCGGCAATCCTGGATGCGACCCTGCAGGCGTTATCGCGCATGGGGCATAGATTCTACACGGTCGAAGCAGAAGGACTGAATGATGCTTTC
This region includes:
- a CDS encoding inositol-3-phosphate synthase — translated: MKRIRIAIVGVGNCASSLVQGITYYATLSRSDAIGLMHWEIGGYRPWEIEVAAAFDIDKRKVGRDVTEAIFAKPNCTTPFCRDVKSSGTRVLMGRVLDGYSEHMAAYDEASTFVVAEEPQPDMAAVVNALKEARTDIVLNYLPVGSEQATRFYAECALEAEAAFINNMPVFIASDPAWAKRFEEKKLPLMGDDIKSQLGATIIHRMLVDLCKKRGVKLERTYQINTGGNTDFLNMLNRKRLISKKTSKTEAVQSVAAERFSDESIHVGPSDYVPWQKDNKVCFIRIEGKLFGGVPMNLDLRLSVEDSPNSAGIVIDAVRCCKLALERRIGGVLHAPAAYFMKHPPVQYSDDEAFRLTEAFIKGWRKEGEKKTGPSNFLKNAISRFRESSLRGQTGV
- a CDS encoding HAD family hydrolase, yielding MTSNTFRKCKGILFDYGGTLDSDGERWPDRFYALYEKAGMEFPREEIKRAFYHAEDRCYADSKVRALGLRALMAAHVQWQFEALGVKDRERERALADTFCAVSERSMLRAARLLRRAMSRYRLGIVSNFYGNLTTVLTEAGLLEFFAVVVDSNVVGIQKPDPEIFRLALTQLGLLAHQVIFVGDSFERDVIPSKELGMRTVWLKGPGAGLVSAGEADARISSLTDLEALIL
- a CDS encoding NDP-sugar synthase; its protein translation is MKAGIIAAGTGERMTQGGIFTPKPMICVGGEPLIARAIRAAASVGVTSIACIINDLTPELDRYLRTKTWPVPLEIVKKTTPSSMESLFTLAPLLAIEPFLLFTVDAVFPFASLKRFLTKGSSLPDAQGVLALTRFVDDEKPLRVKTDRNHRVSALGDAAGTSRYVTAGFYYFEPSIFYLVESARARGLNALRQFLGLLLDREYRLYGIPVSKTVDVDHPEDIETAERYLTENARGDVP